GCAGGTAAGGGGTGTCACGATCACAGGGACGGAAATGGCTCATGCGCGCTCGCTCATCGGAACCCTGACCGATCCGATCCCCTCGCGCTTGAAAAGTTCCACGCTAAGTCCGACAGGCTGCTAGCCCAAAGAAGTCGAATTAGTATCAGTTCGGCCGGCCAGTGACGGCCGGCGTCAACGCCAGGGATGGCGCCTGATGTCTGAGGCCCCGCAACCGCGGGGTCTTTTTTTTGGCTCCGTGCGTACCCTATCGCTTCGGTATATCCTGGATCCCGATCCGGTCACGCTCCCACACCTATGCGCCCGAGCCGATATGCCAACCGATATCCGAAAGGGGGGTACACGGGCCTGTCGGTACCTGGACCGCGCCCATCAGGGACGATGGCAGTGTGGCGCGTGCGTGTCCCGATCCCCTGTATATTCGTTATTTTGGGTGGCTTGGCCCTGTGCCTGGGAGCCGCGCTCTTGATCACCGCCGGCGGCTGCGTTCCACGCCCGGCCGCGAGGCCACTCGTACCCGGCGAGAGCGCGCTCGGGCGTTACATCGACCTCACCCACGCCTTCGACGAACAGACGGTCTACTGGCCGACAGAGGGGGGATTCAAACTCATCAAGGGCGTCGAAGGTCACAGCGAGGCGGGCTATTACTACGCCGCGCATCGCTTCGAGGCAGCCGAGCACGGGGGGACTCACATCGATGCCCCCATCCACTTCTACGAGGGCGGGGCACCGCTCGAGCAGATCCCACTCGAGAGGCTCATCGGGCCGGGCGTGGTCGTGGATGTGACCGATCAATGTCTGCGGGACCGCGATTACCAGATCCAACTCGGTGATCTGAAGGACTGGGAAGCGAATGAGGGGCGCAGCTTGAATGACGCCATCGTGCTCCTGCGCACCGGCTACGCTCGGTATTGGCCGGAGCGGCGGCGCTATCTCGGCACCGCAGAGCTTGGTGCGGGCGCGATCGCGAAGTTGCACTTTCCCGGGTTACATCCCGAGGCCGCCCGCTGGCTCGCGAGCGAGCGCACGGTCAAGGC
This window of the Pseudomonadota bacterium genome carries:
- a CDS encoding cyclase family protein encodes the protein MAVWRVRVPIPCIFVILGGLALCLGAALLITAGGCVPRPAARPLVPGESALGRYIDLTHAFDEQTVYWPTEGGFKLIKGVEGHSEAGYYYAAHRFEAAEHGGTHIDAPIHFYEGGAPLEQIPLERLIGPGVVVDVTDQCLRDRDYQIQLGDLKDWEANEGRSLNDAIVLLRTGYARYWPERRRYLGTAELGAGAIAKLHFPGLHPEAARWLASERTVKAVGIDTASIDYGQSRGFETHIALLRAGIPALENLAGLEQLPESGFTVVALPMKIRGGSGGPLRAVAIVPD